One segment of Engraulis encrasicolus isolate BLACKSEA-1 chromosome 7, IST_EnEncr_1.0, whole genome shotgun sequence DNA contains the following:
- the eral1 gene encoding GTPase Era, mitochondrial — MALRVCHHIFRNSVCRAINTKFTAPLENASPSLYTGSSAPRLQTNRPTVFRLTPACNVSSGVILDRLEKGRVTSTEDGVLHRLTAVPPEPSEHLSLLLRQPDQPCNPKVIRVAVVGAPNSGKSTLTNQLLGRKVFAVSKKVHTTRSRAVGVFTEDDTQIILLDTPGFTTPEKAKRHQLEESLLVDPSNSLQEADLVVVLVDVSDKWTRSRLDIEVLKCLAQYPRIPTVLVLNKVDLLKNKSMLLDVTAELTEGIVNGKSIRVKGRVPGRTQRGTIAQRIGAPAEPEPTERRASPEELVTGSHDRPRKLSKEEVRVLRSQKGWAHFKDVFMLSALDGEDVETLMRYFMVEAKPGAWQYHSEVLTDQSPEDLCRNAIREKLLEYLPQEVPYTMTQRIDYWTELESGDLAITVKLLVQKDSHMKMVIGAGGQLIAQIAREAGQDLTRIFLRNVQLKISAKVCN, encoded by the exons ATGGCTTTACGCGTTTGTCACCACATTTTCCGAAATTCTGTTTGCAGGGCAATCAACACAAAATTCACTGCGCCACTCGAAAATGCGTCACCATCCTTGTACACAG GTTCATCAGCTCCTCGTCTCCAGACTAATCGGCCCACTGTATTTCGCCTCACTCCTGCTTGTAATGTGTCATCGGGGGTGATTTTGGACAGATTGGAGAAAGGCAGAGTGACAAGCACAGAAGACGGTGTTCTGCACCGCCTAACTGCAGTACCACCTGAGCCAA GTGAGCACCTGTCACTTCTTTTGAGACAGCCAGACCAACCTTGCAATCCCAAAGTCATACGAGTTGCAGTCGTTGGTGCCCCAAATTCAGGGAAGTCAACATTAACCAACCAGCTGCTTGGTAGAAAG GTGTTTGCAGTGTCAAAGAAAGTTCATACTACAAGATCTCGTGCTGTTGGCGTTTTTACAGAGGATGACACCCAAATT ATTTTACTTGACACTCCTGGATTCACCACCCCTGAGAAAGCAAAAAG ACACCAGCTGGAGGAGTCCTTGCTTGTGGATCCGTCAAATTCTCTACAGGAAGCTGACCTTG TTGTTGTACTGGTGGATGTGTCAGACAAGTGGACCCGCAGCAGACTGGACATTGAGGTGCTGAAATGCCTGGCTCAGTATCCACGCATCCCCACTGTCCTTGTCCTCAATAAG gtgGACCTGCTGAAGAACAAAAGCATGTTGCTGGACGTGACTGCGGAGCTGACCGAGGGGATCGTCAATGGCAAGAGTATACGCGTGAAGGGGAGAGTTCCAGGGAGAACGCAACGAGGGACAATAGCTCAGAGAATAGGCGCCCCAGCGGAACCCGAGCCCACGGAAAGGAGAGCCAGTCCAGAGGAACTGGTCACAGGAAGCCACGACAGGCCTCGGAAGCTGAGCAAGGAGGAAGTGAGGGTGTTGCGATCCCAAAAGGGATGGGCACATTTCAAGGACGTGTTCATGCTCTCCGCACTGGACGGAGAGGACGTGGAAACGCTTATg aGGTACTTCATGGTTGAGGCCAAGCCTGGTGCGTGGCAGTACCACAGTGAGGTGCTGACTGATCAGAGCCCTGAGGACCTGTGCAGGAACGCCATCAGAGAGAAGCTCCTGGAATACCTCCCCCAGGAGGTGCCCTACACCATGACTCAG CGTATTGACTATTGGACAGAGCTGGAGAGTGGAGACCTGGCCATAACTGTGAAGCTTCTTGTACAGAAAGACAGTCACATG AAAATGGTGATTGGCGCGGGCGGGCAGCTGATCGCTCAAATTGCCCGTGAGGCAGGCCAAGACCTCACGCGCATCTTCTTGCGCAATGTGCAGCTGAAGATCTCCGCCAAGGTGtgcaactga